GGACCTCGCGCGACTCGAGGTCGGCGAGCTTGCCGATCTCCTTCGCGTCCATCGAGGAACCGTCGATGTAGCCGCCCTTGATGACGAGGGCGGGGTTCGCCTTGGCGAAGTCACGCAGACCCTTGGCCGCCTCGACAACGTCTCCGTTGATGAAGGCGATCGCGGTCGGGCCGTTGAGCAGGTCGTCGAATCCTTCGACGCCGGCTTCGGTGGCCGCGAGCTTGGTGAGCGTGTTCTTGACCACGGCGTAGTTGGCGTTCTCGCCGAGAGCACGGCGCAGGTCGCGCAGCTGCTTCACGGTGAGTCCGCGGTACTCGGTCAGCACAGCACCGGCAGAGTCGTTGAACTGGTCAACGATCTCCGCAACAGCTGCTGCCTTGTCTGGCCGCGCCATGGGGACTCCTTCCAACTGTGCACGGGTTGTGCGAACCGAACCCGGCCGGGAAAGACAGACGCCCCGTGCAGGTGCACAGGGCGTGGCGCGGCGTGGCCGCTCATCTCTGTGGCGCCTGCGCAGGTCGTCCGCGTTCGCGGACCTTCGCACTCCGGGGAGTGGACCGGCGGTCTTCGGTTCCAGCGGTGAACTGTACGCGGACCACGGGCCGAGCGCCAAATCGGAGCCGTACGACGAAGGCCCGCCCCCTTGCGGGAACGGGCCTCGTCGAGCGGGGAGGGAGGCTCAGGCCTCGTCCTCGACCGCGATGTTGCGGACGCGGTTCGGGTCGACCTGGACGCCGGGGCCCATGGTCGTCGAGACGGTCACCTTCTTCACGTAGCGGCCCTTGGAGCTGGACGGCTTGAGCCGCAGCACCTCCTCGAGCGCGGCGGCGTAGTTCTCCGCCAGCTGGACCTCGGTGAAGGAGGCCTTGCCGATGATGAAGTGCAGGTTCGCGTGCCGGTCGACGCGGAACTCGATCTTGCCGCCCTTGATGTCGGACACGGCCTTGGCCACGTCCGGCGTCACGGTGCCCGTCTTCGGGTTCGGCATGAGGCCACGGGGACCGAGCACGCGGGCGATGCGGCCCACCTTGCCCATCAGGTCCGGCGTCGCGACGGCGGCGTCGAAGTCGGTCCAGCCGCCGGCCACCTTCTCGATGAGCTCGTCGCCACCGACGAAGTCGGCGCCGGCCTCGCGAGCGGCC
The DNA window shown above is from Marmoricola sp. OAE513 and carries:
- the rplA gene encoding 50S ribosomal protein L1, with protein sequence MQRSKTYRAAAEQFDKDELYAPLAAIKIAKSTSKKKFDETVDVVMRLGVDPRKADQLVRGTVSLPNGTGKTVRVLVFANAEKAEAAREAGADFVGGDELIEKVAGGWTDFDAAVATPDLMGKVGRIARVLGPRGLMPNPKTGTVTPDVAKAVSDIKGGKIEFRVDRHANLHFIIGKASFTEVQLAENYAAALEEVLRLKPSSSKGRYVKKVTVSTTMGPGVQVDPNRVRNIAVEDEA
- the rplJ gene encoding 50S ribosomal protein L10, with amino-acid sequence MARPDKAAAVAEIVDQFNDSAGAVLTEYRGLTVKQLRDLRRALGENANYAVVKNTLTKLAATEAGVEGFDDLLNGPTAIAFINGDVVEAAKGLRDFAKANPALVIKGGYIDGSSMDAKEIGKLADLESREVLMGKLAGAMLASLSQAVYLLNAPIAQAARLAGALQAKAEQDPSILQGGAGEPAAAVAEEAPAAEPEAADAAAEPEAGAADVAPEAEAEAAAPEATDAPAE